A genomic region of Friedmanniella luteola contains the following coding sequences:
- the uraH gene encoding hydroxyisourate hydrolase, with translation MTTHVLDAVAGRPASGIGVALEVAARTGWRPVAEGRTDDDGRVGDLGPADLEPGTYRVRFATGPWFAAAGVAAFYPEVVIPFTLADAAAHYHVPLLLSPFAFSTYRGS, from the coding sequence GTGACGACGCACGTGCTCGACGCCGTGGCCGGGCGACCGGCGAGCGGGATCGGGGTGGCGCTGGAGGTGGCGGCCCGGACGGGGTGGCGCCCGGTCGCGGAGGGCCGGACCGACGACGACGGCCGCGTCGGCGACCTGGGGCCGGCCGACCTCGAGCCGGGCACCTACCGGGTCCGCTTCGCCACCGGGCCCTGGTTCGCGGCCGCCGGGGTGGCGGCGTTCTACCCCGAGGTGGTCATCCCCTTCACCCTCGCCGACGCCGCGGCGCACTACCACGTGCCGCTGCTGCTGAGCCCGTTCGCGTTCTCCACCTACCGGGGGAGCTGA
- a CDS encoding SAF domain-containing protein, with product MSIDLRPRARSARRPPAEQAVHTTAPAPPDLPRLPGRRNPRWIALGVLALCLGALLSAVVYARLASETTVVALAGTVYRGEAIQRDDLTTVRLRDGTLPDTVPADRLESLVGQRAVFDLPVGSVLPAAAVAPVAVPADGRAAVALKLVTGRAPEGLLPPGSPVRLVALPAASTQGGAADRLAGKTYRARVVEQVPGVDGASIVLTVDVDQQQAPTVALLAAQERMTVVRDAGR from the coding sequence GTGAGCATCGACCTCCGTCCGCGCGCCCGATCGGCCCGCCGCCCGCCGGCCGAGCAGGCGGTGCACACGACGGCGCCGGCCCCGCCCGACCTGCCCCGGCTCCCCGGCCGCCGCAACCCGCGCTGGATCGCCCTCGGGGTGCTGGCGCTGTGCCTGGGCGCCCTGCTGTCGGCCGTCGTCTACGCCCGGTTGGCGTCGGAGACGACGGTGGTCGCGCTGGCCGGCACCGTCTACCGCGGCGAGGCCATCCAGCGCGACGACCTGACGACGGTGCGGTTGCGCGACGGCACCCTCCCCGACACGGTGCCGGCGGACCGGTTGGAGAGCCTGGTGGGCCAGCGGGCGGTGTTCGACCTGCCGGTCGGCTCGGTGCTCCCGGCCGCCGCGGTCGCTCCGGTCGCGGTCCCGGCCGACGGACGGGCTGCCGTCGCCCTCAAGCTGGTCACGGGCCGGGCGCCGGAGGGTCTGCTACCGCCCGGCTCCCCGGTCCGGCTGGTCGCCCTGCCGGCCGCCTCGACCCAGGGCGGTGCCGCCGACCGGCTCGCCGGGAAGACCTACCGGGCCCGGGTCGTCGAACAGGTGCCGGGCGTGGACGGCGCGTCGATCGTGCTCACCGTCGACGTCGACCAGCAGCAGGCGCCGACCGTCGCCCTGCTGGCCGCGCAGGAGCGGATGACCGTCGTCCGGGACGCGGGCCGCTGA
- a CDS encoding LysM peptidoglycan-binding domain-containing protein: MTRWLRGVGALLLLLALLGGVPLLLLAVGARWPTTWSPRVLLQPDDGTVLLALITAAAWSAWAVLVVSVLAELLTVATRARVRIRLPGLAGPQRLVAGLVVAVLALAAAPAVPHVGLPPPAAEAQPRPAPAPPAVGPRAAGPTATRAADPPVDPSTVVHEVQRGDDLWTLAERYYGQGRDWRRIAAANPDRLTGGPDRLEVGWRLQVPGALPVVTAAAGTPETVTVRAGDTLSALAEQELGDDRRWPELFDANRAVLDDPDELDVGTRLVLPLEGGPGVTRPEPEPEEPAVAPAHPRPLPPAADGAPPAAPTTRPAPAPPTPEAPTAETPTPETPTPETAVEAALPLAAVGGLLAAGLLAGLAARRRRQLAARPVGRRIVHPDPATVPLEAALGRTQRPLTLRTLDQALRAVAAGCRDRRLPLPALQLVLLAPDRIELRLAAPAPHAPVGFEVAGAADVWVLDRPGADHLAAVPASDELLRPWPTLVTLGRDAENRTVLADLESLRLLQLVDQPAAARAVLAALAVELSFSPWAEEMRLTLLGRDARLPDALGAHTVEQTVDVDGLLDRLERRAAVQRRHQPQAVLGQHRLDPDLAEPWAPEVVLVDHPLTAAQTDRLRSLVGDQPHVTTAVVVVGDVDAPWRLGAGDRAGGAATTSRLEPAGLDLVPQALSGAETDGVLELVAATGRTSTGPAPWWNVEVAEPEPPPDNVTYLGRRFGGWSAETRGEGDEVAAIRTATALAADARVDHPTLLVLGPVELLGATGTPPPRAARQCLEYCGWLLEHPGRTARDMASALAVAEGTRRSNVSRLRSWLGADAAGEPYLPDAYTGRIALHPAVSSDWQQVQILTAGGVDRAGDEALRAVLQLLRGAPLADAAPGQWHWAEELRTDLISCVRDVGVELAGRALEAGDVGLARWAAARALAAAPGDELLLAARIRTEHRAGNGAETERLTLQLAGQARRLGVDLDPATVTLLQEVVEGQVRARMA; this comes from the coding sequence ATGACGCGGTGGCTGCGCGGCGTCGGCGCCCTGCTGCTCCTGCTCGCGCTGCTGGGCGGAGTTCCGCTGCTGCTCCTCGCCGTCGGAGCGCGCTGGCCCACGACCTGGAGCCCGCGGGTGCTGCTGCAGCCCGACGACGGGACGGTCCTGCTCGCGCTGATCACCGCTGCCGCCTGGTCGGCGTGGGCGGTGCTGGTGGTCTCGGTGCTCGCCGAGCTGCTGACGGTGGCGACCAGGGCGCGGGTGCGCATCCGGCTGCCGGGGCTCGCCGGCCCCCAGCGCCTGGTCGCCGGGCTGGTCGTCGCGGTGCTGGCGCTGGCCGCCGCGCCCGCGGTCCCGCACGTCGGGCTCCCGCCCCCGGCGGCGGAGGCGCAGCCACGGCCCGCCCCAGCACCCCCGGCGGTCGGACCGCGGGCGGCCGGGCCCACCGCGACCCGCGCTGCCGACCCACCGGTGGACCCGTCCACCGTCGTGCACGAGGTGCAGCGCGGCGACGACCTCTGGACCCTGGCCGAGCGCTACTACGGCCAGGGCCGCGACTGGCGCCGCATCGCCGCGGCCAACCCGGACCGGCTCACCGGCGGGCCCGACCGGCTCGAGGTCGGCTGGCGCCTGCAGGTCCCGGGCGCGCTCCCGGTGGTCACCGCCGCGGCCGGGACGCCGGAGACGGTCACGGTGCGAGCCGGGGACACCCTCAGTGCTCTCGCGGAGCAGGAGCTGGGCGACGACCGCCGCTGGCCCGAGCTGTTCGACGCCAACCGCGCCGTCCTGGACGACCCCGACGAGCTCGACGTCGGGACGCGCCTGGTCCTGCCGCTCGAGGGCGGACCGGGGGTCACCCGCCCGGAGCCCGAGCCGGAGGAGCCCGCCGTCGCGCCGGCGCACCCACGCCCGCTCCCGCCGGCCGCGGACGGGGCGCCGCCGGCCGCACCGACCACCCGGCCCGCGCCCGCACCGCCGACACCCGAGGCCCCGACAGCCGAGACCCCGACACCCGAGACCCCGACACCGGAGACCGCGGTGGAGGCCGCCCTGCCCCTGGCCGCGGTCGGCGGCCTGCTCGCCGCCGGGCTGCTGGCGGGTCTGGCCGCGCGTCGACGCCGTCAGCTTGCGGCCCGGCCGGTCGGCCGCCGGATCGTCCACCCCGACCCGGCGACGGTCCCGCTCGAGGCGGCGCTCGGCCGCACCCAGCGGCCGCTCACCCTGCGGACCCTGGACCAGGCCCTGAGGGCTGTCGCGGCCGGGTGCCGGGACCGGCGGCTACCCCTCCCGGCGCTCCAGCTGGTGCTGCTCGCGCCGGACCGGATCGAGCTGCGGCTCGCCGCCCCCGCCCCGCACGCGCCGGTCGGCTTCGAGGTCGCGGGCGCGGCCGACGTCTGGGTGCTGGACCGGCCGGGGGCGGACCACCTCGCCGCGGTGCCTGCCAGCGACGAGCTGCTGCGGCCCTGGCCGACGCTGGTGACGCTCGGGAGGGACGCGGAGAACCGGACCGTGCTCGCCGACCTCGAGTCCCTGCGGCTGCTGCAGCTGGTGGACCAGCCCGCCGCCGCGCGGGCCGTGCTGGCCGCGTTGGCGGTCGAGCTGTCCTTCTCGCCCTGGGCCGAGGAGATGCGGCTGACGCTGCTGGGGCGCGACGCCCGGCTCCCGGACGCCCTCGGGGCGCACACGGTCGAGCAGACCGTCGACGTCGACGGTCTGCTGGACCGCCTGGAGCGCCGGGCCGCGGTGCAGCGACGGCACCAGCCGCAGGCGGTGCTCGGCCAGCACCGTCTCGACCCCGACCTGGCCGAGCCGTGGGCTCCGGAGGTCGTCCTGGTCGACCACCCGCTGACCGCGGCGCAGACGGACCGGCTGCGCTCCCTGGTGGGCGACCAGCCACACGTCACCACGGCGGTCGTGGTCGTCGGTGACGTCGACGCTCCCTGGCGGCTCGGCGCCGGCGACCGCGCGGGCGGGGCGGCGACGACCAGCCGGCTGGAGCCGGCCGGCCTCGACCTCGTCCCGCAGGCACTGAGCGGGGCGGAGACGGACGGCGTCCTGGAGCTGGTCGCCGCGACCGGTCGCACCAGCACCGGGCCGGCGCCGTGGTGGAACGTCGAGGTCGCCGAGCCCGAGCCGCCACCCGACAACGTGACCTACCTGGGCAGGCGGTTCGGTGGCTGGTCGGCAGAGACACGGGGGGAGGGGGACGAGGTGGCGGCGATCCGGACGGCGACGGCCCTCGCCGCCGACGCGCGCGTCGACCACCCGACCCTGCTGGTCCTCGGGCCCGTCGAGCTGCTGGGGGCGACGGGCACCCCGCCGCCGCGGGCCGCCCGGCAGTGTCTGGAGTACTGCGGGTGGCTGCTCGAGCACCCCGGCCGGACCGCGCGCGACATGGCGTCGGCACTGGCGGTCGCCGAGGGGACCCGGCGCTCCAACGTGAGCCGGCTGCGCAGCTGGCTGGGTGCCGACGCCGCGGGCGAGCCCTACCTGCCCGACGCCTACACGGGTCGGATCGCGCTGCACCCCGCCGTCAGCTCCGACTGGCAGCAGGTGCAGATCCTCACCGCCGGCGGGGTGGACCGGGCCGGTGACGAGGCCCTCCGCGCCGTGCTCCAGCTGCTCCGCGGCGCCCCGCTCGCCGACGCCGCCCCCGGTCAGTGGCACTGGGCCGAGGAGCTGCGGACCGACCTGATCTCCTGCGTCCGCGACGTCGGGGTCGAGCTGGCGGGACGCGCCCTGGAGGCCGGCGACGTCGGGCTGGCGCGCTGGGCCGCCGCCCGCGCCCTGGCGGCCGCACCGGGGGACGAGCTGCTGCTCGCGGCGCGCATCCGCACCGAGCACCGGGCCGGCAACGGGGCCGAGACGGAGCGGCTCACCCTCCAGCTGGCCGGGCAGGCGCGACGGCTCGGCGTCGACCTGGACCCGGCGACGGTGACGCTGCTCCAGGAGGTGGTGGAGGGCCAGGTCCGGGCCCGGATGGCGTGA
- a CDS encoding antibiotic biosynthesis monooxygenase family protein produces MIVEYIRYRIPGEGGPEFEAAYAKAAAVLDRSPYCVDYELTRRTEEQTGPAAVEPDGAEHYVLRIRWTSSADHLGGFRQGPDFRAFFAAIRPYLTDIEEMRHYALTTVVGTGAAPG; encoded by the coding sequence GTACATCCGCTACCGGATCCCGGGCGAGGGCGGCCCGGAGTTCGAGGCCGCCTACGCGAAGGCCGCCGCGGTGCTGGACCGTTCGCCCTACTGCGTCGACTACGAGCTGACGCGCCGGACGGAGGAGCAGACGGGGCCGGCCGCGGTCGAGCCCGACGGGGCGGAGCACTACGTCCTGCGGATCCGCTGGACGTCGAGCGCGGACCACCTGGGCGGCTTCCGGCAGGGACCGGACTTCCGGGCGTTCTTCGCCGCCATCCGGCCCTACCTCACCGACATCGAGGAGATGCGGCACTACGCGCTCACCACCGTGGTGGGGACCGGGGCCGCCCCCGGCTGA
- the uraD gene encoding 2-oxo-4-hydroxy-4-carboxy-5-ureidoimidazoline decarboxylase, translating into MTTPRVELTEAELREGLTACLAVPRWVDDVVARAPFASLLDLMDAAAAAATPLSPEEVDQALASHPRIGEKARGDGAAQGFSRSEQSASQSDDEALAAALAEGNRAYEERFGRVFLIRAAGRDRPTILTELRRRLALDDAAEAAIVASELRDIALLRIPQLFGHLDHHSGFNDPEAAE; encoded by the coding sequence ATGACGACGCCCAGGGTCGAGCTGACCGAGGCCGAGCTGCGCGAGGGCCTGACGGCCTGTCTCGCCGTGCCCCGCTGGGTCGACGACGTCGTCGCCCGCGCCCCCTTCGCCTCGCTCCTGGACCTGATGGACGCCGCCGCGGCGGCCGCCACGCCGCTGAGCCCCGAGGAGGTGGACCAGGCGCTCGCCTCCCACCCGCGGATCGGGGAGAAGGCCCGCGGCGACGGCGCGGCGCAGGGCTTCTCCCGGTCGGAGCAGTCGGCCAGCCAGTCCGACGACGAGGCCCTGGCCGCCGCCCTCGCCGAGGGGAACCGGGCCTACGAGGAGCGCTTCGGCCGGGTCTTCCTGATCCGGGCCGCCGGCCGCGACCGCCCGACGATCCTCACCGAGCTGCGGCGGCGGCTGGCCCTGGACGACGCGGCGGAGGCGGCCATCGTGGCCAGCGAGCTCCGCGACATCGCCCTGCTGCGCATCCCGCAGCTGTTCGGCCACCTCGACCACCACTCCGGCTTCAACGACCCCGAAGCGGCCGAGTGA
- a CDS encoding type II secretion system F family protein: MALAALAGLLLVGGVWLVAGGLQRRVPRGRVGTGGSYAARWARWTRRPPGSRGRRRDVVLAASLLAGTGVAAATGWLIALPLGPAVALGLPYLLTVPRPRDVPLLEALDRWVRSLSATLATGKSITDALRISRRTSPPLLADEVDTLVARLNNRWDTREALLRMADALDSPDADAVLAALVLASHRGTNGASVTLSALADSLQATLQGRRAIEVERSKPYVVVRQVTVISLGTLLVALAVSPDFFAAYRSGLGQLVLSVLLLAYLGSLLLMRRKAQQRERPRILVGAER, encoded by the coding sequence ATGGCCCTCGCCGCCCTCGCGGGCCTGCTGCTGGTCGGCGGGGTCTGGCTGGTGGCCGGCGGGCTGCAGCGGCGGGTGCCGCGCGGCCGGGTCGGGACGGGAGGGTCGTACGCCGCCCGGTGGGCCCGGTGGACCCGGCGCCCGCCCGGGAGCCGTGGTCGCCGTCGCGACGTCGTGCTGGCCGCCAGCCTGCTGGCGGGCACGGGGGTCGCAGCCGCGACCGGCTGGCTGATCGCGCTGCCCCTGGGGCCCGCGGTCGCGCTCGGGCTGCCGTACCTGCTCACGGTGCCGCGACCGCGCGACGTCCCCCTGCTGGAGGCCCTCGACCGCTGGGTGCGCTCGTTGAGCGCCACCCTGGCCACGGGCAAGTCGATCACCGACGCCCTCCGCATCTCCCGCCGGACCTCCCCACCGCTGCTCGCCGACGAGGTCGACACCCTGGTCGCCCGGCTGAACAACCGCTGGGACACCCGGGAAGCGCTCCTGCGGATGGCCGACGCCCTCGACTCGCCGGACGCCGACGCCGTCCTCGCGGCCCTGGTCCTCGCCTCCCACCGGGGGACCAACGGCGCCTCCGTCACCCTGTCGGCGCTGGCCGACTCGCTGCAGGCGACCCTGCAGGGCCGGCGGGCGATCGAGGTCGAACGGTCGAAGCCCTACGTCGTCGTCCGGCAGGTCACCGTGATCTCCCTCGGCACGCTGCTGGTGGCTCTCGCCGTCTCCCCGGACTTCTTCGCCGCCTACCGCAGTGGACTCGGCCAGCTGGTGCTCAGCGTGCTGCTGCTGGCCTACCTGGGGTCCCTGCTGCTGATGCGCCGCAAGGCCCAGCAGCGCGAGCGCCCGCGCATCCTCGTCGGGGCCGAGCGATGA
- a CDS encoding TadE/TadG family type IV pilus assembly protein: MTARRADRGSVAVELTLVVPALVLVLGLLVAGGRLWFARATVVEAAQSAARAASLARSAGAAGADGRAAGRASLGTAGLVCLDTRVEVQTAGFGVPVGTPATVRSTIGCTVPLGDVVLPGLPGSIRLTGEGAAALDTYRARR; this comes from the coding sequence GTGACCGCCCGCCGCGCGGACCGCGGTTCGGTGGCGGTCGAGCTGACCCTGGTGGTGCCGGCTCTCGTGCTGGTCCTGGGGCTGCTGGTGGCCGGCGGGCGGCTCTGGTTCGCTCGGGCGACGGTGGTGGAGGCGGCGCAGAGCGCTGCTCGTGCCGCCTCGCTCGCCCGCAGCGCCGGCGCGGCCGGTGCCGACGGGCGCGCGGCGGGTCGGGCGTCGCTCGGCACGGCCGGGCTCGTCTGCTTAGACACCAGGGTCGAGGTGCAGACCGCCGGCTTCGGGGTGCCGGTCGGCACACCGGCCACCGTCCGCTCGACGATCGGCTGCACCGTGCCGCTGGGCGACGTCGTGCTGCCCGGCCTGCCCGGGTCCATCCGGCTGACCGGCGAGGGAGCCGCAGCGCTCGACACCTACCGGGCTCGGCGGTGA
- a CDS encoding dihydrofolate reductase family protein yields the protein MTTQYYTATSIDGFIADADNSLDWLFQLEDPEAAEMQQEYPRFLAAVGALAMGSTTYQWLADHTGFLEDPGKWEYTLPTWVFSSRDLPVPDGLDIRLVSGDVRPVHAAMVEAAAGRNVWLVGGGELVGQFHDAGLLDEVILGLASVVLGSGAPLLPRRITTPPLELTEVRRYGSTFVSLRYRVPHG from the coding sequence ATGACGACGCAGTACTACACCGCGACGAGCATCGACGGCTTCATCGCCGACGCCGACAACTCCCTCGACTGGCTCTTCCAGCTCGAGGACCCCGAGGCCGCGGAGATGCAGCAGGAGTACCCGCGCTTCCTCGCCGCCGTCGGCGCCCTCGCCATGGGTTCGACGACCTACCAGTGGCTCGCCGACCACACCGGCTTCCTGGAGGACCCCGGCAAGTGGGAGTACACCCTGCCCACCTGGGTCTTCTCCAGCCGCGACCTCCCGGTCCCCGACGGGCTGGACATCCGGCTCGTCTCCGGGGACGTCCGGCCCGTGCACGCCGCCATGGTCGAGGCGGCGGCGGGCCGGAACGTGTGGCTGGTCGGCGGCGGTGAGCTGGTCGGGCAGTTCCACGACGCCGGCCTGCTCGACGAGGTGATCCTCGGCCTGGCGTCGGTGGTCCTCGGCTCCGGCGCACCGTTGCTGCCGCGGCGGATCACCACCCCGCCCCTCGAGCTCACCGAGGTGCGCCGGTACGGGAGCACCTTCGTCAGCCTGCGGTACCGCGTGCCGCACGGCTGA
- a CDS encoding lipid II:glycine glycyltransferase FemX, whose translation MVLTVRTISPDRHVLFNASQPSVSFLQTPAWGQVKSEWKNESLGWFDEQDRLVGAGLVLYRQLPKVKKYLAYLPEGPTIDWEAEDIGVWLRPLAEHVKAAGAFGIRVGAPVVVRRWGPDTIKAAIADERIPRLSEAIPDEVNHTHTHLRDSMRELGWRPPDEDEGFAAGQPRFVFQLPIAGRTPEELLAGMNQLWRRNIKKAAKLGVTVRQGDRDDLARFHPLYVETAERDHFTPRPLSYFETMWDALRAEDPDRIRLYLSEHEGDLVAATTWVRVGQHAWYSYGASSTAKREVRGSNAVQWQMIQDAVTAGCTVYDLRGITEGLEADDPHLGLIQFKVGTGGEAVEYLGEWDLPLNPLLYKAFDVYMKRRG comes from the coding sequence GTGGTTCTCACCGTACGGACGATCTCCCCCGACCGGCATGTCCTGTTCAACGCCTCCCAGCCCTCGGTCAGCTTTCTGCAGACCCCGGCGTGGGGGCAGGTGAAGAGCGAGTGGAAGAACGAGTCGCTCGGCTGGTTCGACGAGCAGGACCGGCTCGTCGGCGCGGGCCTCGTGCTCTACCGGCAGCTGCCGAAGGTGAAGAAGTACCTGGCCTACCTACCCGAGGGCCCGACCATCGACTGGGAGGCCGAGGACATCGGCGTCTGGCTGCGCCCGCTGGCCGAGCACGTCAAGGCCGCCGGCGCCTTCGGGATCCGGGTGGGCGCGCCCGTCGTCGTCCGCCGCTGGGGTCCCGACACCATCAAGGCCGCCATCGCGGACGAGCGCATCCCGCGGCTCAGCGAGGCCATCCCCGACGAGGTCAACCACACCCACACCCACCTCCGCGACAGCATGCGCGAGCTGGGGTGGCGGCCGCCGGACGAGGACGAGGGCTTCGCCGCGGGCCAGCCGCGGTTCGTCTTCCAGCTGCCGATCGCCGGCCGCACCCCCGAGGAGCTGCTGGCCGGGATGAACCAGCTGTGGCGGCGCAACATCAAGAAGGCCGCCAAGCTGGGCGTCACCGTCCGGCAGGGCGACCGGGACGACCTGGCCCGCTTCCACCCGCTCTACGTCGAGACGGCCGAGCGGGACCACTTCACCCCGCGACCGCTGAGCTACTTCGAGACGATGTGGGACGCGCTGCGCGCCGAGGACCCCGACCGGATCCGGCTCTACCTGTCCGAGCACGAGGGCGACCTCGTCGCCGCCACGACCTGGGTCCGCGTCGGCCAGCACGCCTGGTACTCCTACGGCGCCAGCTCCACGGCCAAGCGCGAGGTCCGCGGCTCCAACGCCGTCCAGTGGCAGATGATCCAGGACGCGGTGACGGCCGGCTGCACCGTCTACGACCTGCGCGGCATCACCGAGGGGCTGGAGGCCGACGACCCCCACCTCGGGCTGATCCAGTTCAAGGTCGGCACCGGCGGTGAGGCCGTGGAGTACCTGGGCGAGTGGGACCTGCCGCTCAACCCGCTGCTCTACAAGGCCTTCGACGTCTACATGAAGCGGCGCGGCTGA
- a CDS encoding CpaF family protein, producing the protein MDERTGAVPDLDAVPALRELADEPGWGPASAASAPPRPGVGHLTRTEAAARPDLFAAELDWGQVGELRRRASELITAESTAQQRSGGRALQGDDRLLLGRALIRRVVGDHVRALHRAGAELWSPAQEQNYVTAVEDAVFGYGRLQPLLEMGEVENIEIHGWDSVVVQYGDGRRERMPPVADSDDELVEAIRFLGQNGQPSRPFDDTHPSMTLALGERFRLHAIGFGLSYRPSVVIRQHTLTDVSLAELADGGLMPLEVARFLDAAILARKSVVISGDQGAGKTTLLRALVHAIPADERFGTLETDYELMTHRQPGRENILALQARTGHGETSGGTRVGEVTIADLMPEALRQNLSRLVVGEVRGGEAAAMFEAMQAGTGTLSTTHSHSAESTIDRLASRVAQGGVLTIDEAYRQIAHNIHLLVHVRLQDDTWKGGVRRRFLSEIRQVTRATENGRPVTHLTYSATGTGPQPPGFFPDADFEAELLAFRRPLPRRRAAEGRR; encoded by the coding sequence GTGGACGAGCGCACGGGCGCCGTCCCGGACCTCGACGCGGTCCCGGCCCTCCGCGAGCTCGCCGACGAGCCCGGCTGGGGTCCCGCCTCCGCCGCGAGCGCCCCGCCGCGTCCCGGCGTCGGGCACCTGACGCGGACCGAGGCCGCCGCGCGCCCGGACCTGTTCGCGGCGGAGCTCGACTGGGGCCAGGTCGGCGAGCTCCGTCGCCGGGCGTCGGAGCTCATCACCGCGGAGAGCACCGCGCAGCAGCGGTCGGGCGGGCGGGCACTCCAGGGCGACGACCGGCTGCTGCTGGGTCGGGCCCTGATCCGGCGGGTCGTCGGCGACCACGTCCGCGCCCTCCACCGGGCCGGGGCCGAGCTGTGGTCGCCGGCCCAGGAGCAGAACTACGTCACCGCCGTCGAGGACGCCGTCTTCGGCTACGGGCGGCTGCAGCCGCTGCTGGAGATGGGCGAGGTGGAGAACATCGAGATCCACGGCTGGGACTCCGTCGTCGTGCAGTACGGCGACGGCCGGCGCGAGCGGATGCCGCCCGTCGCCGACAGCGACGACGAGCTGGTGGAGGCCATCCGGTTCCTGGGGCAGAACGGGCAGCCGTCCCGGCCGTTCGACGACACCCACCCCTCGATGACCCTGGCGCTGGGGGAGCGGTTCCGGCTGCACGCGATCGGCTTCGGCCTGTCCTACCGGCCGAGCGTGGTGATCCGGCAGCACACGCTCACCGACGTCTCGCTCGCCGAGCTGGCCGACGGCGGGCTGATGCCGCTCGAGGTGGCGCGCTTCCTCGACGCCGCGATCCTGGCCCGCAAGTCCGTCGTCATCTCCGGCGACCAGGGCGCCGGCAAGACGACCCTGCTGCGGGCGCTGGTCCACGCCATCCCGGCCGACGAGCGCTTCGGCACGCTGGAGACGGACTACGAGCTGATGACCCACCGGCAGCCCGGGCGGGAGAACATCCTCGCCCTGCAGGCGCGCACGGGCCACGGGGAGACCTCCGGCGGGACCCGGGTCGGCGAGGTGACCATCGCCGACCTCATGCCGGAGGCGCTCCGGCAGAACCTGTCGCGCCTCGTCGTCGGCGAGGTGCGCGGCGGCGAGGCGGCCGCGATGTTCGAGGCGATGCAGGCCGGCACCGGCACCTTGTCGACGACCCACTCCCACTCCGCCGAGTCGACCATCGACCGGCTCGCGTCCCGGGTCGCGCAGGGCGGGGTCCTCACCATCGACGAGGCCTACCGGCAGATCGCCCACAACATCCACCTCCTGGTCCACGTCCGGCTGCAGGACGACACCTGGAAGGGCGGGGTCCGGCGGCGGTTCCTGTCCGAGATCCGGCAGGTCACCCGCGCGACGGAGAACGGCCGCCCGGTGACCCACCTGACCTACTCCGCGACCGGGACCGGCCCCCAGCCGCCCGGCTTCTTCCCCGATGCGGACTTCGAGGCCGAGCTGCTGGCGTTCCGCCGGCCGCTGCCCCGTCGGCGGGCAGCGGAGGGACGGCGGTGA
- a CDS encoding TadE/TadG family type IV pilus assembly protein, giving the protein MPRRDERGLSESVQFAVVWPVLVLVTLGVLQAGLWLHGRNVALRAASAAVDAARGSSGSEAAAREAAVELARSGGLDVVSVDVVRGAVDVRATVTAASPLLLDLGLGELHETAAAPLERVTPP; this is encoded by the coding sequence GTGCCCCGACGTGACGAGCGCGGGCTCAGCGAGAGCGTGCAGTTCGCCGTCGTCTGGCCGGTGCTGGTGCTGGTGACGCTCGGCGTCCTGCAGGCGGGCCTGTGGCTGCACGGCCGCAACGTCGCCCTGCGCGCCGCGTCTGCCGCGGTCGACGCCGCGCGCGGCAGCAGCGGCTCGGAGGCGGCGGCCCGGGAGGCGGCCGTCGAGCTCGCGCGCAGCGGCGGCCTGGACGTCGTCTCGGTGGACGTGGTGCGGGGCGCGGTCGACGTCCGCGCGACCGTGACCGCCGCCTCGCCCCTGCTGCTCGACCTCGGGCTCGGCGAGCTGCACGAGACCGCCGCGGCACCGCTGGAACGGGTGACGCCACCGTGA